In Microbulbifer celer, a single window of DNA contains:
- the tcdA gene encoding tRNA cyclic N6-threonylcarbamoyladenosine(37) synthase TcdA has translation MTLSDSYLQRFGGIGRLYGTAALEKLCQAHMVVIGIGGVGSWTAEALARTGVGKLTLIDLDDVCITNTNRQLHALDDTIGTIKVDVMAARLKQINPEIRVDTVEDFIASDNFGELLDPDQQPIDIVVDAIDNARVKAALIAYCKARKIRLITVGSAGGKQNPGTITSADLGRTVNDPMLAKVRQHLYRFHNFQKSRKRQFGVDAIYSTEPMVYPQPDGAVCQQKSTMQNGVKLDCSGGFGAATMVTGSFGFAAAAKAVERLLK, from the coding sequence ATGACCCTGAGCGATTCCTACCTGCAACGTTTTGGCGGTATCGGCCGTTTGTATGGCACCGCGGCGCTGGAAAAACTCTGCCAGGCACACATGGTAGTGATCGGAATCGGTGGCGTCGGCAGTTGGACTGCAGAAGCGCTGGCGCGCACCGGTGTCGGCAAGCTGACCCTGATCGATCTCGACGACGTCTGCATCACCAACACCAATCGCCAACTGCACGCCTTGGACGACACCATAGGCACGATCAAGGTGGACGTCATGGCGGCGCGGTTGAAGCAGATTAATCCGGAAATCCGGGTGGACACGGTAGAAGACTTTATCGCCAGCGATAACTTCGGCGAACTGCTGGATCCCGATCAGCAGCCGATCGATATCGTTGTCGATGCCATTGACAACGCGCGGGTAAAAGCGGCACTGATCGCTTATTGTAAAGCGCGGAAGATCCGACTGATCACCGTGGGCTCCGCCGGTGGCAAACAGAATCCGGGCACCATCACCAGTGCCGATCTCGGTCGCACGGTTAACGATCCGATGCTGGCCAAGGTACGCCAGCACTTGTACCGCTTTCACAACTTCCAGAAATCCCGCAAACGTCAGTTCGGCGTGGACGCCATTTATTCCACCGAGCCCATGGTTTACCCGCAGCCAGACGGTGCGGTCTGCCAACAGAAAAGCACCATGCAGAATGGGGTAAAACTGGATTGTAGCGGCGGCTTTGGTGCTGCCACCATGGTCACCGGGAGCTTTGGGTTTGCCGCGGCCGCGAAGGCAGTCGAGCGCCTGTTAAAATAG
- a CDS encoding GIN domain-containing protein, whose protein sequence is MFARPTPTVFTALFALAFALLATTASADSASKSFPLNGFSAIELKGGSNLEVAQGDHFAVVVRGERDALQYAKAEVRGDTLELSVDMDSKSLFGVITVSSEPELDFQVTLPTIHSLEVTGSGDARSAMLESEALELRVTGSGLIRLEKVAAESLNTSVTGSGDLILGTVLAVRSSAGITGSGDLRLDKFAGEQLDVRIKGSGDMQVGGKVSNLSVNIMGSGDFVGSSLSAKNASGRIMGSGDIVLRRPVNQSFSVMGSGDVALVE, encoded by the coding sequence ATGTTTGCCAGACCCACACCTACTGTTTTCACTGCCCTTTTTGCCCTTGCATTCGCCCTGTTGGCAACAACGGCATCTGCCGATAGCGCCTCCAAGTCCTTCCCGCTCAACGGGTTCAGTGCCATTGAGTTGAAAGGTGGGTCAAATCTTGAGGTGGCGCAGGGGGATCATTTTGCCGTTGTCGTGCGCGGTGAACGGGATGCGTTGCAATACGCCAAGGCGGAGGTACGTGGGGATACGCTGGAGCTGTCTGTGGATATGGACAGCAAATCGCTGTTTGGTGTGATAACGGTCAGCAGCGAACCGGAGCTCGATTTCCAGGTCACGCTTCCGACTATTCATTCACTTGAGGTTACCGGTTCCGGTGATGCGCGCAGTGCAATGCTGGAGAGTGAAGCGCTGGAGCTGCGCGTCACTGGCTCAGGTCTGATTCGCCTGGAAAAAGTGGCCGCAGAATCGCTGAATACCAGTGTAACCGGCTCCGGGGACCTGATCCTTGGCACCGTACTTGCGGTGCGCAGTAGCGCGGGGATTACCGGCTCTGGCGATCTGCGACTGGATAAATTTGCCGGCGAGCAACTCGATGTGCGCATCAAGGGCTCCGGCGACATGCAGGTGGGCGGTAAGGTATCTAATCTGTCGGTGAACATCATGGGCTCGGGGGACTTTGTTGGCTCCAGCCTCAGTGCGAAGAATGCCAGTGGACGGATCATGGGGTCCGGCGACATCGTGCTGCGCCGTCCGGTCAACCAGTCTTTCTCGGTAATGGGATCCGGGGATGTTGCACTGGTGGAGTGA
- a CDS encoding HIT family protein, with amino-acid sequence MASIFTQIIRGDLPGHFVWRDDVAVAIMTIAPIKAGHCLVIPVQEIDHWDDVPADINAHLMEVAQKVAKAQKKVYQPKRVGIMVAGLEVPHTHYHLVPANAIADLDFALQQPAESEDLAAEASKLRAALVELGFAESE; translated from the coding sequence ATGGCAAGTATTTTTACCCAGATCATTCGTGGCGACCTGCCGGGGCACTTTGTCTGGCGGGATGACGTGGCCGTGGCGATTATGACCATCGCCCCGATCAAGGCCGGCCATTGCCTGGTGATCCCGGTACAGGAAATTGACCACTGGGACGATGTGCCGGCGGATATCAATGCGCACCTGATGGAAGTTGCGCAGAAAGTGGCCAAGGCCCAGAAGAAGGTGTATCAGCCCAAGCGGGTGGGGATTATGGTGGCAGGACTCGAGGTGCCGCATACGCACTACCACCTGGTGCCTGCGAACGCGATTGCGGATCTGGATTTTGCCCTGCAACAGCCTGCTGAGTCGGAAGACCTCGCTGCCGAGGCATCCAAGTTGCGCGCGGCGCTGGTGGAGTTGGGCTTCGCAGAGTCCGAGTGA
- a CDS encoding aminotransferase class V-fold PLP-dependent enzyme: MSTSPVFDADHFKSQFPLFSQSENRQLVYLDNAATTQKPLVVIDAIRDFYLHSNANTHRSSHRLARRATEMVERVRGQAADFLGAASTREIIFTRGATEGLNLLAHSLSADLQAGDEIVLTTAEHHANLVPWQMVAERLGLVIRYVPEIAGVPQFERLPEVLSSRTRIVSMTAGSNALGFRTDLQQMRKLLADRELAWIVDAAQLAAHSAVDVKTIGCDFLVCSAHKFYGPSGIGLLYGRADLLDTLPPWQGGGEMIADVDLHSSHYAALPHKFEPGTSSLAAIAGLGAAIDFLNGQDRTAIAAHEQHLLSLIHKNLGDIPEISLLSRPENNLGIVSLVSDRCAPVDLMQWLDGKDIAVRVGHHCAQPLARAAGHTATLRASLAGYNTEDDVAQFVAAVREFVQQLDRLDETVVSEPSVDWPEDDLSHLDIAQLSQNNNWQDRYRTLMKWSKSIGPKPQIRTEALLVRGCESSAWLAHREQGGRHYFAIDSDSRIVKGLGALLLCQMNGRRSDEISAERIRQTFIDLGMEQQLSVSRSNGFNALLARALEFLR, from the coding sequence ATGAGTACTTCGCCGGTGTTTGACGCTGATCATTTTAAAAGCCAGTTTCCGCTGTTTTCACAATCGGAAAATCGGCAGCTGGTCTACCTGGATAACGCGGCCACTACGCAGAAGCCGCTGGTGGTCATCGATGCGATCCGCGACTTCTACCTGCACAGTAATGCCAATACCCATCGATCCAGCCACCGTCTCGCGCGCAGGGCGACGGAGATGGTGGAGCGGGTGCGGGGTCAGGCTGCGGATTTTCTCGGCGCGGCGAGCACGCGGGAAATCATTTTTACCCGCGGCGCTACCGAGGGCTTGAATCTGCTCGCCCACAGTCTCAGTGCGGACTTGCAGGCCGGTGATGAGATTGTGCTCACCACCGCCGAGCATCACGCCAACCTGGTGCCGTGGCAGATGGTGGCCGAACGCCTGGGGCTGGTGATCCGTTATGTCCCCGAAATTGCGGGTGTACCGCAATTTGAACGTCTACCGGAGGTGCTTTCATCGCGTACCCGCATTGTATCTATGACGGCGGGTTCCAATGCGCTCGGCTTCAGGACCGACCTGCAACAGATGCGTAAACTCCTGGCTGATAGGGAGCTGGCCTGGATCGTCGATGCGGCGCAATTGGCCGCCCACAGTGCGGTGGATGTAAAGACAATTGGTTGTGATTTTCTGGTGTGCTCGGCACACAAGTTTTACGGGCCTTCCGGCATCGGCCTGCTCTACGGGCGGGCGGATTTACTGGACACTTTACCACCCTGGCAGGGCGGCGGTGAGATGATTGCCGATGTAGATCTTCACAGCAGTCACTACGCGGCGCTGCCACACAAGTTTGAGCCCGGTACATCGTCCCTGGCGGCAATCGCCGGTCTCGGGGCCGCGATCGATTTTCTCAATGGACAGGATCGCACCGCCATAGCGGCGCACGAGCAACACCTGTTGTCTCTAATCCACAAAAACCTTGGGGATATCCCCGAGATCTCCCTGTTGAGTCGACCGGAGAACAATCTGGGTATTGTTTCTCTGGTCAGTGACCGGTGTGCGCCGGTGGATCTGATGCAGTGGCTGGACGGCAAAGATATCGCGGTGCGGGTTGGCCACCATTGCGCACAGCCGTTGGCGCGTGCCGCTGGCCACACGGCCACCCTGCGCGCGTCACTGGCCGGGTATAACACCGAAGACGATGTGGCCCAATTTGTAGCGGCAGTGCGGGAGTTTGTTCAGCAGCTGGACCGTTTGGATGAAACCGTAGTATCTGAGCCCTCCGTGGACTGGCCGGAAGACGATCTTTCCCATCTCGATATCGCCCAGTTGTCGCAGAACAATAACTGGCAGGACCGCTATCGCACTCTTATGAAATGGAGCAAGTCCATCGGACCCAAACCGCAGATTCGGACGGAGGCATTGCTTGTGCGTGGCTGTGAGTCCAGTGCCTGGCTGGCCCATCGCGAACAGGGCGGACGACACTATTTTGCCATCGACAGTGACAGCCGGATCGTAAAGGGGTTGGGGGCATTGCTGTTGTGTCAGATGAATGGCCGCAGGAGTGATGAGATCAGTGCAGAACGGATTCGACAGACATTTATCGATCTGGGCATGGAGCAACAGCTGAGCGTTTCTCGCAGTAACGGGTTCAATGCATTGCTTGCCCGCGCGCTCGAATTTCTGCGTTAG
- a CDS encoding TatD family hydrolase yields MSASNGQLHGCQMIDDGLIDSHCHLDFDAFAADRDAVWQRSRAAGVSSVIIPGVSIRQWRTLFALVRNNPDWYGAVGVHPWWVKDLAIAPTQLQQAVIERVDAEMRSGSRCVAVGECGLDALIKTPMDRQLAVFRPQLAAACDLELPLIVHGVKAHSEVLRALKQFRPRCGGVIHAFAGSEEIAREYWNLGFYLGIGGTITYPRAAKTRRTVAAVPAESLILESDAPDMPHAGRQGERNSPEYLPNIALTLAELRGTTVEDVTQTTASNTRQLFDL; encoded by the coding sequence GTGTCGGCGAGCAATGGTCAGTTGCACGGTTGCCAGATGATCGATGACGGTTTGATCGATAGCCACTGCCACCTGGACTTTGACGCCTTCGCTGCCGATCGCGATGCGGTATGGCAGCGCAGCCGTGCAGCGGGTGTCTCCAGTGTGATCATTCCCGGCGTCAGTATCCGCCAGTGGCGTACGTTATTCGCGCTGGTGCGCAACAATCCCGACTGGTACGGCGCCGTGGGGGTGCATCCCTGGTGGGTGAAAGATCTGGCCATTGCGCCGACACAGCTGCAACAGGCGGTGATCGAGCGGGTCGACGCAGAAATGCGCAGTGGAAGCCGCTGCGTCGCGGTTGGTGAGTGTGGGCTGGATGCGTTGATCAAAACACCGATGGATCGGCAACTGGCGGTATTTCGCCCGCAACTCGCGGCGGCCTGTGATCTGGAGCTGCCGCTTATCGTGCACGGGGTGAAGGCACACAGTGAAGTCTTGCGAGCGTTAAAGCAATTTCGCCCAAGGTGTGGTGGTGTGATTCACGCGTTTGCCGGCAGCGAGGAAATTGCCCGGGAATACTGGAATCTGGGTTTCTATCTCGGTATCGGCGGTACCATCACTTATCCGCGTGCAGCCAAGACCCGCCGTACTGTCGCTGCGGTACCCGCCGAGTCCCTGATACTGGAGTCGGATGCGCCAGACATGCCCCACGCGGGGCGACAGGGTGAACGCAACAGCCCGGAATACTTGCCTAATATTGCGCTGACCCTGGCGGAACTTCGCGGCACCACCGTTGAAGATGTCACTCAGACCACGGCCAGCAATACCCGCCAGTTATTCGACCTTTGA
- the thpR gene encoding RNA 2',3'-cyclic phosphodiesterase, whose protein sequence is MTNDQQEPLRLFIGIEPDAATQQFLDATVAHCKRLPLPRKLRWTSYSNRHLTLAFLGDTQPDRIPELESGLSDIAAGTAPLWATIVSTHPFPKQRAKLLAAELLPNPALDALHRKCAQLTLSIGKKPEAAGFRPHFTLARSPGGFSRIAPMPTEFQCQLDNIVLYQSVMAPGGSQYHPLVRYSLCGHSE, encoded by the coding sequence ATGACAAATGACCAGCAAGAACCACTCAGACTTTTTATCGGCATCGAGCCAGACGCTGCCACCCAGCAGTTTCTCGATGCCACAGTGGCACACTGCAAACGGCTGCCTCTTCCTCGCAAGTTGCGCTGGACCAGCTACAGCAATCGCCACCTGACCCTGGCCTTTCTTGGCGACACCCAACCGGACCGCATCCCGGAACTGGAGAGTGGCCTGAGCGATATCGCAGCAGGAACCGCCCCGCTGTGGGCGACCATCGTCAGCACCCATCCGTTCCCGAAGCAGCGCGCTAAACTCCTGGCCGCAGAACTACTGCCGAACCCAGCGCTGGATGCCCTGCACCGCAAATGCGCACAATTGACGTTAAGCATTGGAAAGAAGCCGGAAGCTGCCGGATTCAGGCCACATTTCACCCTTGCCCGCAGCCCCGGAGGCTTTTCCAGAATCGCACCTATGCCCACAGAGTTTCAGTGTCAGCTGGACAACATTGTGCTCTATCAGAGCGTGATGGCGCCGGGTGGTAGCCAATACCACCCTCTGGTTCGATATTCCCTGTGCGGTCACAGCGAATGA
- a CDS encoding YcjX family protein, with product MSDRAGSRLRGLKRRWRALRREAADKSHWAAERLLDKRICIGITGLSGAGKSTLISSLIYQLSHPDRAQLPGFAPALNGRLLGAELHPALDTGLPLFEYEKCLQALTAHPPRWPESTRDLSALELHVHLQGRRLGRDYHQTLVLEFRDYPGEWLMDLPLLHMSFTEWCRQQGSLLASSPRAEIAPELLRRLQALTPEDTADTRELDGLWQDYRQFLRDCRSVHKLSYLQPGRALLDAEEYGVMPLPGVGHRTAAELGALPEDSVYRVLEARYRDYVESVVAPFVESHFRHLDRQLVLVDLIGTLYAGEAALDDMRRAFGHIADTFRYGSNGLLRKLWRPRVDRLVFAATKVDQVLAADHDALRQLLGQQLQQSFTGARRRGLPLYCEAIAAVRCSNESARDGRRILVGHDMNGRYVGFENAEIFAHLPQEEGEWGHYAGGLPPQLRPPVGIGREGYLPHIRMDALLNLLLGDKV from the coding sequence ATGAGTGATCGTGCCGGCAGTCGGCTACGAGGGCTGAAGCGCCGCTGGCGAGCGTTGCGCCGCGAGGCCGCGGACAAGTCCCACTGGGCGGCGGAGCGCCTGCTGGATAAGCGGATCTGTATCGGTATCACCGGCCTCAGTGGGGCCGGCAAATCGACTTTGATCAGCAGCCTGATCTATCAGCTCAGCCACCCGGATCGCGCGCAGTTACCGGGCTTCGCCCCGGCCCTGAACGGCCGGCTGCTGGGAGCGGAGCTCCATCCGGCGCTGGATACCGGCCTGCCCCTGTTTGAATATGAAAAGTGCCTGCAGGCGCTCACCGCCCATCCGCCGCGCTGGCCGGAATCCACCCGCGACTTGTCCGCGCTGGAGCTGCATGTGCACCTGCAGGGGCGGCGCCTGGGACGGGACTACCACCAAACCCTGGTGCTCGAGTTTCGCGATTACCCCGGCGAGTGGCTGATGGATCTGCCGCTGCTGCATATGTCCTTTACGGAATGGTGTCGGCAACAGGGCAGCTTGCTGGCCAGCAGCCCGCGTGCGGAGATAGCGCCGGAGCTGTTGCGGCGACTGCAGGCACTGACCCCGGAAGACACCGCCGACACTCGCGAGCTCGACGGCCTCTGGCAGGATTACCGCCAGTTCCTGCGGGACTGTCGCAGCGTGCACAAACTCAGCTATCTGCAACCGGGGCGAGCGCTTCTGGATGCGGAAGAATATGGCGTAATGCCGCTGCCGGGTGTCGGTCACCGTACCGCAGCGGAGCTGGGTGCGTTGCCGGAAGACAGCGTATATCGGGTACTGGAAGCCCGTTATCGCGACTACGTGGAATCGGTGGTGGCCCCGTTTGTGGAGAGCCATTTCCGCCATCTGGATCGACAGCTGGTGTTGGTAGACCTGATCGGGACACTCTATGCCGGTGAGGCGGCGCTGGACGACATGCGGCGGGCGTTTGGCCATATCGCGGATACTTTCCGTTATGGCAGCAACGGCCTTCTGCGGAAATTGTGGCGCCCCAGAGTGGATCGGTTGGTGTTTGCCGCCACGAAAGTAGATCAGGTGCTGGCGGCGGACCACGATGCCTTGCGGCAGCTTCTCGGTCAGCAGTTGCAGCAGTCTTTTACCGGAGCGCGACGCCGGGGCTTACCCCTTTATTGTGAGGCTATTGCCGCGGTGCGTTGTTCCAATGAGAGTGCCCGGGACGGCCGTCGTATCCTCGTAGGGCACGACATGAATGGCCGCTATGTCGGCTTTGAGAATGCAGAAATCTTCGCGCATTTGCCGCAGGAAGAAGGGGAGTGGGGCCATTACGCGGGTGGGTTGCCACCGCAGTTGCGTCCGCCGGTGGGGATTGGCCGCGAAGGGTATTTGCCCCATATCCGGATGGATGCCCTGTTGAACCTGTTGTTGGGAGACAAGGTGTGA
- a CDS encoding TIGR01620 family protein produces the protein MTKEDSRQPDSRPRRRTRIENLDSPESDAFRGAERASTRVETLAEEAEQLPRSITTGESLPDKIAFSELRLPTFRLRMWKPALLAALALAFGAVFWELRQFFLWASDMHWSLGLLAGLMIGALVLTVASAVWEYFRAGKPLKKLQKTQDLAAQVRDSRATDAVEPLNTQLQALFAGKPQGALLARVLDETPDYYDNSELLQHLELNFFEALDQEALRRIVRHSTTTGALVGLSPFATLDILVALRQSMRMIDDVAQIYGVRPSVVVRWRLFKKILNLVAYSGASEYAVSELWPELVGDSMLKTVSARLGQGMGASLFMARIGLATINSCRPIPFSEKQRPRLGALTRRIAASLKERMLGGGGASSVAPQRAYAESVEVPSAAEEADSKKQD, from the coding sequence GTGACAAAAGAAGACAGCCGCCAACCGGATTCCCGTCCCCGGCGCCGGACCCGGATTGAAAACCTGGACTCGCCAGAGAGCGATGCATTTCGCGGCGCAGAGCGGGCCTCAACGCGGGTGGAAACACTGGCGGAAGAAGCCGAACAATTACCTCGATCCATTACCACGGGCGAATCCCTGCCCGATAAAATCGCTTTTTCCGAGCTGCGGTTACCCACTTTCCGCCTGCGCATGTGGAAGCCAGCGTTACTGGCGGCGTTGGCTTTGGCGTTCGGCGCTGTATTCTGGGAGTTGCGTCAGTTTTTCCTGTGGGCTTCGGACATGCATTGGAGTCTGGGGCTACTGGCGGGCCTTATGATCGGGGCGCTGGTACTCACCGTGGCAAGTGCGGTCTGGGAGTACTTCCGGGCCGGTAAACCGCTGAAGAAGCTGCAGAAAACCCAGGACCTCGCGGCGCAGGTGCGGGATAGCCGCGCTACCGATGCGGTTGAGCCGCTCAATACGCAGCTGCAGGCACTGTTTGCCGGCAAACCCCAAGGCGCACTGTTGGCGCGGGTATTGGATGAAACCCCTGATTACTACGACAACAGTGAATTACTTCAGCACCTGGAGCTGAACTTTTTTGAAGCGCTGGATCAGGAAGCCTTGCGCCGGATTGTGCGCCATTCCACGACCACCGGCGCTCTGGTGGGGCTAAGCCCGTTTGCGACGCTGGATATTCTGGTGGCACTGCGTCAGTCGATGCGCATGATTGATGATGTCGCCCAGATCTATGGTGTGCGACCCTCGGTCGTCGTGCGCTGGCGCCTGTTCAAAAAGATTCTGAACCTGGTTGCCTACAGCGGTGCCAGTGAGTACGCCGTCAGTGAGCTGTGGCCGGAGCTGGTCGGCGACAGCATGCTAAAAACGGTTTCTGCGCGGCTGGGACAGGGGATGGGGGCGAGCCTGTTTATGGCGAGAATTGGTCTGGCGACCATCAACAGCTGCCGTCCGATCCCGTTTTCCGAGAAGCAACGGCCGCGTCTCGGCGCGTTGACCAGGCGGATTGCTGCAAGCCTGAAAGAGCGCATGCTGGGCGGAGGTGGCGCGAGTTCGGTCGCGCCACAACGCGCATATGCAGAGTCTGTTGAGGTGCCGAGTGCGGCTGAAGAGGCGGACAGCAAAAAGCAGGACTGA
- a CDS encoding FKBP-type peptidyl-prolyl cis-trans isomerase, translated as MKIANQSVVEINYTLKDAEGTVIDTSEGREPLKYLQGAANIIPGLEQEMLDKSAGDKFTVVISPEEGYGPQNPELIQTLPSSAFGGVEKLEVGMAFRAQSTDGQPIEVEVIDIDGDQVTINGNHPLAGVELHFDIEVLAVREATPEEIDHGHVH; from the coding sequence ATGAAAATTGCAAACCAATCCGTAGTGGAGATCAACTACACCCTGAAAGACGCCGAAGGCACCGTGATCGACACTTCGGAGGGCCGCGAGCCCCTGAAATACCTTCAGGGCGCAGCCAACATCATTCCTGGCCTGGAACAGGAAATGCTGGACAAAAGCGCGGGCGACAAATTCACCGTGGTGATCTCCCCGGAAGAAGGCTACGGCCCGCAGAACCCGGAACTGATCCAGACCCTGCCCAGCAGCGCATTCGGCGGTGTAGAGAAATTGGAAGTCGGCATGGCATTCCGCGCCCAGAGCACTGATGGCCAGCCCATCGAAGTCGAAGTCATCGACATCGACGGTGACCAGGTGACCATCAACGGCAACCACCCGCTGGCGGGCGTTGAGCTGCACTTCGACATCGAAGTCCTCGCCGTGCGCGAAGCGACTCCGGAAGAAATCGATCACGGCCACGTGCACTGA
- a CDS encoding HPF/RaiA family ribosome-associated protein: MKSAPYDNIVFRDIDKSAALANTVSRKLDKLERYCGDIIRSRVVLEAPHQHKHKGKQYKASVELALSGNPVTITNESDSIHRAVNAAFSSAERCLKERGERRKTRRHQMPAISRMPEEEVEVE, translated from the coding sequence ATGAAATCTGCGCCTTACGATAACATTGTGTTCCGCGACATCGATAAATCAGCCGCCCTGGCGAACACCGTCTCCAGAAAGCTCGACAAGCTGGAACGTTATTGTGGCGACATCATACGAAGCCGTGTGGTCCTCGAAGCCCCTCACCAACACAAGCACAAAGGCAAGCAATACAAAGCCTCAGTAGAGCTGGCCCTGAGCGGTAACCCCGTTACCATCACCAACGAAAGTGATTCCATTCATCGCGCTGTGAACGCCGCATTCAGCTCGGCTGAGCGCTGTCTCAAAGAGCGCGGAGAAAGGCGCAAGACCCGTCGCCACCAGATGCCTGCCATCAGCCGGATGCCGGAAGAAGAGGTTGAGGTAGAGTGA
- the gorA gene encoding glutathione-disulfide reductase yields the protein MSEFDFDLFVIGAGSGGVRASRMAAASGMRVAVAEDRYMGGTCVNVGCVPKKLFVYASEYREAFEDARGFGWLGQEVAGFDWPTLRDNNAREITRLNGIYRNLLTSAGVTVIDGRATVEDRQKVKVGDQIYSAERILIATGGWPYVPEFPGSEFAITSNEVFSLQEFPKRVMVVGGGYIAVEFAGIFAGLGAETHLSYRKDLFLRGFDREVRTFTRDEMIKKQINLHFNHQVSAIEKQPDGSLLVHSEEGGTREVDLVLYATGRRANTRGLGLEKLGVVLHKDGTIGVDDNFRSSVQSIFALGDVTGGPELTPVALAEAMALVKHWQTGKTAEIDYNNIPTAVFCQPNIGTVGLTEEEARQAGIPVVIYKADFRAMRHTIGGRDERTLMKLIVNGSNDKVVGAHMVGPEAGEIIQGIAIAIKAGATKAVFDQTIGIHPTAAEEFVTMRSPSG from the coding sequence TTGTCAGAGTTTGATTTTGACCTGTTTGTGATCGGTGCCGGTTCTGGCGGAGTACGGGCGTCGCGCATGGCGGCCGCGTCTGGAATGCGCGTAGCAGTGGCAGAGGATCGCTACATGGGTGGTACCTGTGTCAACGTTGGTTGCGTGCCAAAGAAACTGTTCGTTTATGCCAGTGAGTACCGGGAGGCATTTGAGGATGCGCGCGGTTTTGGATGGCTGGGTCAGGAGGTTGCCGGATTCGATTGGCCGACGCTGCGTGACAATAATGCACGGGAAATCACCCGCCTGAATGGTATCTACCGCAACCTGCTGACCAGTGCCGGTGTTACGGTGATTGATGGGCGCGCGACCGTGGAAGATCGCCAGAAGGTGAAAGTAGGCGATCAGATCTATAGTGCGGAACGTATATTGATTGCCACCGGAGGCTGGCCTTATGTGCCTGAATTCCCGGGGAGTGAATTTGCCATTACCTCCAATGAAGTGTTTTCCCTGCAGGAATTCCCGAAGCGCGTCATGGTGGTGGGTGGTGGTTATATCGCAGTGGAATTTGCCGGAATTTTCGCGGGGCTTGGTGCCGAGACGCACCTCTCCTATCGAAAAGACCTCTTCCTGCGCGGCTTCGATCGAGAGGTGCGAACGTTTACCAGGGATGAAATGATCAAGAAGCAGATCAACCTGCATTTCAATCATCAGGTGTCCGCAATTGAAAAGCAGCCGGATGGCAGTCTGCTGGTACACAGTGAAGAGGGGGGCACCCGGGAAGTGGACTTGGTGTTGTACGCCACCGGTCGTCGCGCCAACACTCGCGGCCTGGGGTTGGAAAAGCTGGGTGTGGTACTGCACAAGGACGGTACTATCGGTGTCGATGACAATTTTCGCAGCAGTGTGCAGTCAATCTTTGCATTGGGTGATGTGACCGGTGGTCCAGAACTTACGCCAGTGGCGCTGGCTGAGGCGATGGCCCTGGTCAAGCACTGGCAGACCGGGAAAACAGCGGAAATTGATTACAATAATATTCCCACTGCAGTGTTCTGCCAGCCGAATATCGGTACCGTCGGATTGACTGAAGAAGAGGCGCGCCAGGCGGGTATCCCCGTTGTCATCTATAAAGCAGACTTTCGTGCCATGCGACACACGATCGGTGGTCGGGATGAGCGTACTCTGATGAAGCTGATTGTAAATGGCAGCAATGACAAGGTGGTGGGTGCCCATATGGTGGGACCGGAAGCCGGTGAGATTATTCAGGGTATCGCAATCGCGATAAAAGCCGGGGCAACCAAAGCGGTGTTCGATCAGACCATCGGTATTCATCCGACGGCGGCAGAAGAGTTTGTCACCATGCGCTCACCATCTGGCTGA